In Streptomyces sp. DG2A-72, one genomic interval encodes:
- a CDS encoding Mu transposase C-terminal domain-containing protein: protein MINDYGIRIAHRTYDAPELAAYRRQSSGVAVQRGKWEVHYDPHDLSHVFVRNHRASGWITADWTLLPLVARPFSDALWRQARRQVVERGLDGDDQTAVARALDALLRRAGRAAGEPPGDVPPPRTATPLRPAAEPSEDGIDSEESATTELAKVIPFGVFDPFSEEDYR from the coding sequence GTGATCAACGACTACGGCATCCGCATCGCCCACCGCACCTACGACGCACCGGAGTTGGCCGCCTACCGCAGGCAGTCCTCCGGTGTCGCGGTCCAGCGCGGCAAGTGGGAGGTCCACTACGACCCGCACGACCTCAGCCACGTGTTCGTACGCAATCACCGCGCGAGCGGCTGGATCACCGCCGACTGGACGCTGCTGCCGCTGGTCGCCCGTCCGTTCTCCGACGCGCTCTGGCGCCAGGCCCGGCGCCAGGTCGTCGAGCGCGGCCTGGACGGCGACGACCAGACCGCCGTCGCCAGGGCGTTGGACGCCCTGCTGCGACGCGCCGGACGCGCAGCGGGCGAACCGCCCGGCGACGTTCCGCCGCCCCGGACGGCCACCCCGCTGCGACCGGCTGCCGAACCCAGTGAGGACGGCATCGACAGCGAGGAGAGCGCTACGACGGAGCTGGCCAAAGTGATCCCGTTCGGTGTCTTCGACCCCTTCAGCGAGGAGGACTACCGGTGA
- a CDS encoding ATP-binding protein, whose product MTDGDPADREFPLTTKEGWSRFVQHVPVTAPQLDRPALLALSDIERELYDEARAEHHTQLFVAKTPTMMEVIRTGRELTLLNRRQVSARRGLIVSGEAGTGKTTAITQLGKAHEQHIRRQLPADCGPRLPVTYVTVPPAATPKMLAIEFARFLGIPLLSRMNQTEITNTVCEVLAKLRCELVLVDFTDRR is encoded by the coding sequence GTGACCGATGGAGACCCGGCCGACCGCGAGTTCCCCCTGACCACGAAGGAGGGGTGGAGCCGCTTCGTCCAGCACGTCCCGGTCACCGCGCCCCAGCTGGACCGCCCCGCGCTGCTGGCCCTCAGCGACATCGAGCGGGAGCTCTACGACGAGGCCAGAGCCGAGCACCACACCCAGCTGTTCGTCGCGAAGACCCCAACCATGATGGAAGTGATCCGCACCGGCCGGGAGCTGACCCTCCTCAACCGCCGCCAGGTCTCCGCCCGCCGCGGCCTGATCGTCTCCGGCGAGGCCGGCACCGGCAAGACCACCGCGATCACCCAGCTCGGCAAGGCCCACGAACAGCACATCCGCCGCCAGCTACCCGCCGACTGCGGGCCCCGGCTGCCCGTCACCTACGTGACCGTCCCCCCGGCCGCCACCCCGAAGATGCTCGCAATCGAGTTCGCCCGGTTCCTCGGCATCCCGCTGCTGAGTCGCATGAACCAGACCGAGATCACCAACACGGTCTGCGAGGTCCTGGCCAAACTGCGCTGCGAACTGGTCCTGGTCGACTTTACCGACCGCAGGTAG
- a CDS encoding tyrosine-type recombinase/integrase — translation MVRHVVVGDLRVQQIERKDGRRSWTIVWPEGTVHPEADRFLREHEGSGTQRTYAYLLVDHLRWLERECLGFGTVQLRDLERYMGLVGAEVRMPLGEPWRLGKRPYGRSALSTAAACLKGFYLHQASLGINSELGKKLDKSRLPSRVDRRRSFLGHVKSSLPTNSLAPKGPHRRHPKMLPDGAREKLLEVVNAARDRLVVTWLADGGLRIGELCGLHLVDLHLRENAACNECRTPHVHVCHRPGNPNRAEAKTKEPWKVEGGTVTGGLIKRVSPAMVHTYFEYVTTEYPRGAGHGMLLVQLHGADIGQPWAPVGARRMLGRAGKRAGLGVVKPHAFRHSFTSAVLDAADGNTLIARDAGGWASAAMVDEVYGHVDVHDPVFDAALRTVWGEDR, via the coding sequence GTGGTACGGCACGTGGTGGTCGGGGACTTGAGGGTCCAGCAGATCGAGCGGAAGGACGGGCGGCGGTCATGGACGATCGTGTGGCCCGAGGGCACCGTTCATCCGGAGGCGGACCGGTTCCTGCGTGAGCACGAGGGCTCGGGGACGCAGAGGACATACGCGTACTTGCTGGTGGACCATCTGCGGTGGCTGGAGCGCGAATGCCTGGGCTTCGGAACTGTCCAACTGCGGGACCTTGAGCGGTACATGGGTCTCGTGGGCGCCGAGGTCCGCATGCCCCTCGGCGAACCGTGGCGGTTGGGCAAGCGCCCCTACGGGCGGTCCGCGCTGTCGACCGCCGCCGCCTGCTTGAAGGGCTTCTACCTGCACCAGGCGTCCCTCGGTATCAACAGCGAGCTCGGCAAGAAGCTCGACAAGTCCCGGCTGCCCTCGCGAGTGGACCGCCGTCGCTCGTTCCTCGGACACGTGAAGTCCTCGCTGCCCACGAACTCGCTCGCTCCGAAAGGCCCGCACCGCAGGCACCCGAAGATGCTCCCCGACGGCGCCCGGGAGAAGCTGCTGGAGGTCGTGAACGCCGCCCGGGACCGGCTGGTGGTGACCTGGCTCGCCGACGGCGGGCTCCGGATCGGCGAGCTCTGCGGGCTGCACTTGGTCGACCTGCACCTGCGCGAGAACGCGGCATGCAACGAGTGCCGCACCCCGCACGTTCACGTCTGCCACCGTCCCGGCAACCCGAACCGGGCCGAGGCGAAGACCAAGGAGCCCTGGAAGGTCGAGGGCGGGACGGTGACCGGCGGGCTGATCAAGCGGGTCAGCCCGGCGATGGTGCACACCTACTTCGAGTACGTCACCACGGAGTACCCACGCGGCGCCGGGCACGGCATGCTCCTGGTTCAGCTGCACGGCGCGGACATCGGGCAGCCGTGGGCGCCGGTCGGGGCCCGCCGGATGCTCGGCCGGGCCGGGAAACGCGCCGGACTGGGCGTCGTGAAGCCCCATGCCTTCCGGCACAGCTTTACCTCGGCGGTCCTCGATGCCGCGGACGGCAACACGCTGATCGCCCGGGACGCGGGCGGCTGGGCCTCAGCCGCGATGGTCGATGAGGTCTACGGGCACGTCGATGTCCACGACCCCGTGTTCGATGCCGCGCTTCGTACCGTCTGGGGTGAGGACCGGTGA
- a CDS encoding tyrosine-type recombinase/integrase: protein MHTQRPRASRWDLGWLQKLVTICRTDNVNSLIDLDLQSCSQFTGGIAKEILHELRLVYFTPEQAKESGFLEVEHFGVRFAHRSGHIDLSGIPQRWLRDLTWDHLADLLRSPRCPRTAGVLDDLRRAALELGVFLELDAPGGGHDPTVLRSEHAQRFVADQRHRERDGLPSLAVKRAGGSPSTITLITRSIVFNAARRLLREAMDSGAAERLGLSREFITAMPAAGASTVRARRPFPDEVARALADEENLARLAGSDTLDLGMRDIWEATVITGRRIGEVLKLRWDCLGRYGGLAMFWHDQTKVGNYDAAIRIPERLYELLAERQRKTLDRFTAERGYRPTGTERARLALFPTTHRNPDGTVSLTHQWFYSRFRPWVDGLDLGHYVPHQARHTLATSLLRAGASLSHIRRYLGQVSDRMAEHYVHLTSDDLENILQHVWVAGPGTARPGELLAGESTPLTREQAQALAIDLSRRSTPAEGGFCTFQPVVDGGACPWNLDCHNCDKFVLSGADLLYWRRKREQWRLLAEGAPDDATADYLHRYFEPTAHAIDGLEKALAGLGLLDDALALDLRKPQDYFQRVWSTAFRAADLAEAGSDEQSEYSDRYTADDDPERDIA from the coding sequence GTGCACACCCAGCGTCCCCGGGCGAGCCGCTGGGACCTGGGCTGGCTGCAGAAGCTGGTGACCATCTGCCGGACCGACAACGTGAACTCGCTGATCGATCTCGACCTGCAAAGCTGCAGCCAGTTCACCGGCGGCATCGCCAAGGAGATCCTCCACGAGCTGCGTCTGGTCTACTTCACTCCCGAGCAGGCCAAGGAGAGCGGCTTCCTGGAGGTCGAGCACTTCGGCGTCCGCTTCGCCCATCGCAGCGGCCATATCGATCTCAGCGGCATCCCGCAGCGCTGGCTGCGGGACCTGACCTGGGACCATCTCGCGGACCTGCTGAGATCGCCACGCTGCCCCCGCACCGCCGGTGTCCTGGACGACCTGCGCCGGGCCGCACTCGAACTCGGTGTGTTCCTGGAGCTCGACGCACCGGGCGGTGGCCATGACCCGACCGTGCTGCGGAGCGAGCACGCACAGCGCTTCGTCGCCGATCAGCGCCATCGCGAACGCGACGGCCTGCCGTCGCTGGCGGTCAAGCGCGCCGGCGGCTCTCCCAGCACCATCACCCTCATCACCCGGAGCATCGTCTTCAACGCTGCCCGGCGGCTGCTGCGGGAGGCGATGGACAGCGGGGCGGCCGAACGCCTCGGTCTGAGCCGGGAGTTCATCACCGCCATGCCCGCCGCAGGCGCTTCGACGGTGCGGGCTCGCCGCCCGTTCCCCGACGAGGTGGCCCGCGCCCTGGCGGACGAGGAGAACCTCGCCCGCCTGGCTGGCAGCGACACCCTGGACCTGGGGATGCGCGACATCTGGGAGGCGACCGTCATCACCGGCCGGCGCATCGGCGAGGTGCTGAAGCTGCGGTGGGACTGCCTGGGCCGCTACGGCGGACTGGCCATGTTCTGGCACGACCAGACCAAGGTCGGCAACTACGACGCGGCGATCCGTATCCCCGAGCGGCTCTACGAACTGCTCGCCGAGCGGCAGCGCAAGACCTTGGACCGCTTCACCGCCGAACGCGGCTACCGCCCGACCGGCACCGAACGCGCCCGGCTGGCGCTATTCCCGACCACTCACCGCAACCCGGACGGCACCGTGTCCCTGACACACCAGTGGTTCTACAGCCGCTTCCGGCCCTGGGTCGACGGCCTCGACCTCGGCCACTACGTCCCCCACCAGGCCCGTCACACGCTGGCGACCAGCCTGCTGCGGGCCGGGGCGAGCCTCTCCCACATCCGCCGCTACCTCGGCCAGGTCTCCGACCGCATGGCCGAGCACTACGTCCACCTGACCAGCGATGATCTGGAGAACATCCTCCAGCACGTCTGGGTCGCGGGCCCCGGCACCGCCCGCCCCGGCGAACTCCTCGCCGGGGAGTCGACCCCGCTCACCCGCGAGCAGGCCCAGGCCCTCGCCATTGATCTGTCCCGCCGCAGCACCCCGGCCGAGGGCGGGTTCTGCACCTTCCAGCCGGTTGTCGACGGCGGCGCCTGCCCGTGGAACCTGGACTGCCACAACTGCGACAAGTTCGTTCTGTCCGGCGCCGATCTGCTCTACTGGCGGCGCAAACGCGAGCAGTGGCGGCTGCTGGCCGAGGGCGCCCCGGACGACGCCACCGCCGACTACCTCCACCGGTACTTCGAGCCCACCGCCCACGCGATCGACGGCCTGGAGAAGGCCCTGGCCGGCCTGGGCCTCCTGGACGACGCCCTCGCCCTGGACCTGCGCAAACCCCAGGACTACTTCCAGCGCGTCTGGTCCACCGCCTTCCGCGCCGCCGATCTGGCCGAGGCGGGCAGCGATGAGCAGAGCGAGTACAGCGATAGGTACACAGCCGACGACGACCCCGAACGGGACATCGCATGA
- a CDS encoding DUF6262 family protein encodes MKTATVPQPRTAAALAARRHKTETALQRVHEAIAHLRREKAQVSVAAVARRANVSRTFLYDNPEARAAVASAMAKAGERRTQMLAEQDNEREATWRERALNAEEGLKAAHAEILTQRTRIGELLGQIRDLQAEWTEEAVQRITTENTTLKQRVRQLTADNRTLDERLKAARSNLRFQDRRVADLEAQIADSTVH; translated from the coding sequence ATGAAGACCGCCACCGTTCCACAACCCCGCACGGCCGCCGCCCTGGCAGCCCGGCGTCACAAGACCGAAACCGCTCTCCAGCGGGTCCACGAGGCCATCGCCCATCTCCGGCGCGAGAAGGCCCAGGTCAGCGTCGCCGCCGTCGCCCGCCGCGCGAACGTCTCGCGAACTTTCCTCTACGACAACCCCGAGGCCAGAGCCGCGGTCGCCTCCGCCATGGCCAAGGCCGGCGAACGACGGACCCAGATGCTCGCCGAGCAGGACAACGAGCGAGAAGCAACCTGGCGCGAGCGGGCCCTGAACGCCGAAGAGGGCCTCAAGGCCGCTCATGCCGAGATCCTCACCCAGCGGACCCGCATCGGCGAACTCCTCGGCCAGATCCGCGACTTGCAGGCCGAATGGACCGAAGAAGCCGTCCAGCGGATCACCACCGAAAACACCACCCTCAAACAGCGGGTCCGCCAGCTCACAGCCGACAACCGCACCCTCGACGAGCGCCTCAAGGCCGCCCGCTCCAACCTCCGCTTCCAAGACCGACGCGTCGCCGACCTCGAAGCCCAGATCGCCGACTCAACGGTGCACTGA
- a CDS encoding GNAT family N-acetyltransferase: MTSDLLLDRARELWTDLAVNPAEFSSGGANVVVSPGSRLCPPLWTGIVVLGGAGIVTVPSVQAGKLMASASSKLSDEELVDEDRLREVLPVLDVLGPASLLYLDRADFLPVQGGAAVEEAVCSDDELAALLACAGEEDAGESGLEDITSPAFVLRDSDDVVAAAGYQAWPQSVAHLSVLVAPGHRGRGLARVVASAAVAHALDAGLLPQWRARPHPSKRVALALGFRELGSQLSVRLGDGGLTGQDR, from the coding sequence ATGACTAGCGATCTCTTGCTTGACCGGGCCCGGGAGCTGTGGACAGACCTGGCGGTGAATCCAGCGGAGTTCTCCTCGGGCGGGGCGAACGTTGTGGTCTCTCCTGGCTCGCGGTTGTGTCCGCCGTTGTGGACAGGGATCGTGGTCCTCGGCGGCGCCGGCATCGTCACCGTGCCGAGCGTGCAGGCCGGCAAGCTGATGGCGAGCGCTTCAAGCAAGTTGTCCGATGAGGAGCTCGTCGACGAGGACCGCTTGCGTGAGGTGTTGCCTGTCCTCGACGTACTTGGTCCTGCGTCCCTCTTATATCTCGACCGCGCCGACTTCCTGCCTGTGCAAGGAGGTGCCGCTGTCGAGGAGGCGGTGTGCAGTGACGATGAGCTGGCCGCACTCCTGGCCTGCGCTGGTGAAGAGGACGCCGGCGAAAGCGGCTTGGAGGACATCACCTCTCCCGCGTTCGTCCTCCGCGACAGTGACGACGTGGTTGCAGCGGCCGGCTATCAGGCTTGGCCGCAGTCGGTGGCTCACCTGAGTGTGCTGGTTGCGCCGGGGCATCGAGGCCGGGGGCTGGCGCGGGTCGTGGCGTCTGCGGCGGTGGCGCATGCACTTGACGCCGGGCTGCTTCCGCAATGGAGAGCACGGCCTCATCCGTCAAAGCGTGTGGCACTTGCGCTGGGCTTCCGGGAGCTGGGTTCCCAGCTCAGCGTTCGCCTCGGCGACGGCGGTCTCACCGGCCAAGACCGGTGA
- a CDS encoding class I SAM-dependent methyltransferase, with protein sequence MTGYDVLAEVYEWLISDAKLPPAEFAASFDDVLNLLPSNAHVLDCSCGTGQLAVGLAGRGMQVVATDASEAMVRRTAELSEEFGASVRAVRANWEELPDHFQDNTFDMVFCVGNSLHHAAGATGRGAALESMSRLLRPGGRLVLTSRTWELVRARGSRLEISDRLVRRNGRDAVVVYRWEIAAHWEEEHHIEIAIAQVDATGLVLVRSELLSCWPYRYEELEVELHRVGLQTELSTFDLEAENYMVVASKV encoded by the coding sequence GTGACAGGCTATGACGTGCTTGCCGAGGTGTACGAATGGCTCATCTCGGATGCAAAGTTGCCTCCAGCCGAGTTCGCTGCGTCGTTCGACGACGTCCTCAATCTCCTGCCGTCGAACGCTCACGTCCTCGACTGTTCGTGCGGAACCGGACAGTTGGCGGTTGGCCTCGCCGGTCGTGGCATGCAGGTTGTCGCAACTGACGCCAGCGAGGCGATGGTTCGTCGGACTGCAGAGTTGTCTGAGGAGTTCGGGGCATCCGTCCGGGCCGTACGGGCGAACTGGGAAGAGTTGCCCGACCATTTCCAGGACAACACGTTCGACATGGTGTTCTGCGTTGGCAACTCGCTTCACCATGCCGCGGGCGCGACAGGCAGGGGTGCTGCTCTGGAGTCGATGTCACGGCTTCTGCGTCCCGGCGGGCGCTTGGTACTCACATCCCGCACTTGGGAACTCGTGAGGGCCAGAGGTTCCCGGCTGGAGATCAGTGACCGACTCGTCCGCCGGAACGGTCGCGATGCCGTCGTGGTCTACCGCTGGGAGATTGCGGCGCATTGGGAGGAGGAGCACCACATCGAGATTGCGATCGCGCAAGTTGATGCGACCGGGTTGGTTCTTGTCCGCTCGGAACTGCTGTCCTGCTGGCCCTACCGGTACGAGGAACTCGAAGTCGAGCTGCACCGGGTCGGACTCCAAACGGAACTGAGCACGTTCGATCTTGAGGCCGAGAACTACATGGTGGTCGCGAGCAAGGTATAA